One stretch of Longimicrobiales bacterium DNA includes these proteins:
- a CDS encoding aminotransferase class V-fold PLP-dependent enzyme has product HHTALVTARRERLPEDFRSGTMYTSDQTHHSVRKSAVLAGFPETSVREIATNERQEMKIDALKAQIAEDRAAGLTPFLVVGSAGTTNTGAVDPLIDIADVAEREGMWLHVDGAYGGFFAMTERGQEAMNGIERADSVTLDPHKGLFLPYGTGCLLVRDEESLRRAHATSADYMPVMQHDADFVDFCDLSPELSRDFRGLRAWLPIKMFGIDAFRDALDEKLDLARWATDQLRTIPDCVIVSEPRLSLVGFRLEPDGLSDTALDKLNRDLIERVNARRNVYLTGTMVDRRFALRICVLSVRTHMDRMALCLDDIRAAIAEL; this is encoded by the coding sequence CCCACCACACGGCCCTGGTAACAGCACGCCGCGAGCGACTGCCGGAAGACTTCCGGTCTGGCACGATGTACACATCCGACCAGACGCACCACTCGGTCCGGAAGTCTGCCGTCCTCGCAGGATTTCCTGAAACGAGCGTCCGAGAGATCGCGACGAACGAGCGTCAAGAGATGAAGATCGACGCCCTCAAGGCGCAGATCGCGGAAGATCGGGCCGCGGGACTCACTCCCTTCCTCGTCGTGGGAAGCGCGGGCACGACCAATACCGGTGCCGTTGATCCGCTTATTGACATCGCCGATGTGGCCGAGCGTGAAGGCATGTGGCTCCACGTGGACGGCGCTTACGGGGGATTCTTCGCTATGACGGAGCGGGGTCAGGAAGCCATGAACGGCATCGAACGCGCGGATTCCGTCACGCTTGATCCGCACAAAGGGCTCTTTCTCCCATACGGCACAGGCTGTCTGCTCGTACGCGACGAGGAGTCGCTCCGGCGGGCACATGCCACGTCCGCAGACTACATGCCCGTGATGCAGCACGACGCAGATTTTGTCGACTTCTGTGACCTCTCGCCTGAGCTGTCGCGAGACTTCCGAGGCCTCCGCGCCTGGCTACCGATCAAGATGTTCGGGATCGATGCCTTTCGAGACGCACTCGACGAGAAGCTCGATCTCGCCCGCTGGGCGACCGATCAGCTCCGTACGATCCCCGATTGCGTGATCGTGTCGGAGCCTCGCCTCTCGCTCGTCGGGTTTCGACTCGAACCCGACGGACTGTCCGACACCGCGCTCGACAAACTCAATCGTGACCTCATCGAGCGCGTGAATGCGCGTCGGAACGTCTACCTGACTGGAACTATGGTCGACCGTCGGTTCGCACTCCGGATCTGCGTCCTGTCCGTCCGCACACACATGGACCGGATGGCCTTGTGTCTGGACGACATCCGAGCGGCCATCGCCGAGCTCTAG
- a CDS encoding DEAD/DEAH box helicase, whose protein sequence is MAFAALNLHPTLLRGVEDLGFVRPTPIQEQAIPQALTGRDLLACAATGSGKTAAFLLPILHQLMDKPRGTTRALVLAPTRELALQILADAHALAPHTGIKAAAVHGGVGMGPQEKAFRTGADFIIATPGRLLDHFQYRYAALSGLEFLVLDEADRMLDMGFMPDIKRILKHIPTPKQTLFFSATMPPAIEKLTAQILRKPIKIALQRKAAPAKGVTQALYPVPASLKGALLTELFLKGQIQEALVFTRTKHRADRLAKVLNRHGILADRIHGNRSQAQRTKALAGFKAGNFRVLVATDIAARGIDVEALGHVVNFDVPAVPEDYIHRVGRTARADALGEAFTLVTPEDEGQIHRIEKAVGSKIKRVRLEGFEYGATAEAPLEVPRGERIKAIRATRAKARENAAKKAAKKKVGEAKSGDAETSSRPRRRRYGKRPD, encoded by the coding sequence GTGGCTTTTGCTGCACTTAATTTGCACCCGACTCTTCTTAGAGGCGTCGAGGACCTGGGCTTCGTACGCCCAACCCCCATTCAGGAACAGGCGATCCCCCAGGCCCTCACTGGCCGGGATCTTCTCGCCTGTGCTGCGACGGGAAGTGGGAAGACCGCTGCATTCCTCCTGCCCATTCTGCATCAACTCATGGACAAGCCGCGGGGGACCACTCGGGCGCTCGTGCTCGCACCCACGCGCGAACTGGCACTCCAGATTCTTGCCGATGCCCATGCGCTCGCGCCCCATACGGGTATAAAGGCAGCCGCGGTACATGGTGGTGTAGGCATGGGCCCGCAGGAAAAGGCCTTCCGGACGGGTGCCGACTTCATCATCGCGACCCCCGGTCGCCTGCTGGACCACTTCCAGTACCGATACGCTGCGTTGTCGGGACTCGAATTTCTGGTGCTGGACGAAGCGGATCGCATGCTGGATATGGGCTTCATGCCCGATATCAAGAGGATCCTCAAGCACATCCCGACGCCGAAGCAGACGCTCTTCTTCAGCGCGACCATGCCGCCAGCGATCGAAAAGCTCACGGCGCAGATCCTGCGGAAGCCGATCAAGATCGCGCTCCAACGGAAAGCCGCTCCGGCCAAGGGTGTTACGCAGGCCTTGTACCCGGTCCCGGCTTCACTGAAAGGCGCGCTCCTGACGGAGTTGTTTCTGAAAGGGCAGATTCAGGAGGCGCTGGTCTTCACGCGTACCAAGCACCGCGCGGACCGCCTGGCGAAGGTCCTGAATCGCCATGGCATTCTGGCCGATCGAATCCATGGAAACCGCTCGCAGGCGCAGCGCACCAAGGCGCTCGCCGGCTTCAAGGCCGGAAATTTTCGAGTGCTGGTTGCGACGGATATCGCCGCGCGAGGCATTGATGTAGAGGCTCTTGGGCATGTCGTGAACTTCGATGTGCCAGCTGTGCCCGAAGACTACATCCATCGCGTAGGCCGGACGGCTCGCGCGGATGCGCTCGGTGAGGCATTCACGCTAGTAACGCCTGAGGACGAAGGGCAGATCCATCGCATCGAGAAGGCGGTTGGATCGAAGATCAAGAGAGTCCGACTCGAGGGCTTCGAGTACGGCGCGACCGCCGAGGCTCCGCTCGAAGTGCCGCGGGGAGAACGCATTAAGGCGATCCGTGCGACGCGGGCGAAGGCACGTGAGAACGCTGCCAAAAAGGCCGCGAAAAAGAAGGTTGGCGAGGCGAAGTCTGGTGATGCCGAGACGAGTTCGCGTCCCCGTCGGCGCCGCTACGGAAAGCGCCCGGACTAG
- a CDS encoding MATE family efflux transporter, with protein sequence MSKSTMATPEKGGRTDRLDEFLGNPRRALWIMALPMIAGMTVHTMYVVADTAFIGTLGTDALAAATFVAPLFFLVMALTMGLGTAVTAMVAQAVGRGDAESADAVAGTAISAGLLLGLVVGVAGLLAGPRMLTLLGAEGDVARLGWEYFRVLALFMPLFFVSSVLRAVLTGEGDAQTPMIVLMVSTISNIGLDALFIFGFGLGLRGAAYATVLAVVISASSFAVLLLRRKEAFVKLRVSALTPRVVVLKPLLGLAVPIAASMFVMSVGTILYNLLLSDFGSVSVAAYGAASKVDMIVVLPIFGLSGAAVTVVGMFAGAGRVDLVRSTSLYTYRWAITLATVIGAGAFLSSGAILPIFTDDPEAILIGTTYLGFMIFVYPMMAIGMTTGRLLQGLGHGFPALFITTLRVLLVGVPMAYAQVNIFDQSIEGVWIGILSGGVAATITSGLMIRHLMWKSDPTRKVAPGHA encoded by the coding sequence ATGTCTAAATCGACCATGGCGACCCCCGAAAAGGGTGGTCGCACAGATCGCTTGGACGAGTTTCTGGGGAACCCGCGGCGAGCACTCTGGATCATGGCTCTGCCCATGATCGCAGGCATGACCGTGCACACCATGTACGTGGTTGCGGACACGGCCTTCATCGGCACCCTCGGTACGGACGCGCTCGCGGCGGCCACCTTCGTTGCTCCACTGTTCTTCCTGGTGATGGCCCTGACGATGGGCCTGGGAACTGCGGTTACTGCGATGGTGGCTCAGGCCGTCGGTCGAGGGGATGCCGAGAGCGCCGATGCGGTTGCCGGAACTGCGATCAGTGCGGGACTTCTGCTCGGCCTGGTGGTTGGTGTCGCAGGCCTGCTTGCGGGCCCCCGTATGCTGACGCTGCTGGGGGCTGAGGGAGATGTCGCTCGACTGGGCTGGGAGTATTTCCGGGTGCTCGCCCTCTTTATGCCGCTGTTCTTCGTTTCGTCTGTGCTGAGAGCGGTTCTGACGGGTGAAGGGGATGCGCAGACGCCCATGATCGTACTGATGGTCTCGACGATCTCGAATATTGGGCTCGATGCGCTGTTTATTTTCGGTTTTGGTTTGGGGCTAAGAGGCGCGGCGTACGCAACGGTTCTTGCCGTGGTCATCTCGGCATCCTCGTTTGCGGTTCTGCTCCTGCGTCGAAAAGAGGCGTTCGTGAAGCTGCGGGTGTCCGCGCTCACACCGCGCGTCGTGGTCTTGAAGCCTCTGCTCGGCCTGGCTGTCCCCATCGCAGCCAGCATGTTCGTCATGTCAGTGGGGACGATCCTTTACAATCTTCTGCTCTCCGATTTCGGATCTGTCTCAGTAGCGGCCTACGGCGCCGCATCCAAGGTGGACATGATCGTCGTACTGCCGATTTTCGGCCTCTCAGGGGCGGCGGTCACGGTGGTCGGGATGTTCGCTGGTGCTGGTCGAGTGGATCTGGTGCGCTCCACGTCTCTGTATACCTACCGCTGGGCCATCACGCTCGCGACCGTGATCGGAGCCGGCGCGTTCCTGAGTTCTGGTGCGATCCTGCCGATCTTCACCGACGACCCCGAGGCGATCCTCATCGGAACGACATACTTGGGCTTCATGATCTTCGTCTACCCGATGATGGCGATCGGGATGACCACGGGTCGACTACTGCAGGGGCTGGGTCATGGCTTCCCGGCGCTTTTCATTACCACGCTCCGCGTTCTGCTCGTCGGCGTCCCGATGGCCTATGCTCAGGTGAACATCTTCGATCAGTCGATCGAGGGCGTCTGGATAGGGATCCTCTCAGGCGGGGTCGCGGCGACGATCACATCAGGGCTCATGATCCGTCACCTCATGTGGAAGTCGGATCCAACGCGGAAGGTGGCCCCAGGGCACGCCTAG
- a CDS encoding alcohol dehydrogenase catalytic domain-containing protein, which translates to MHAITFHDLESLSYEVVPDPELVDDTDVIVRVTTAGVCGSDLHPYFGREVGLDVGTVMGHELLGEIVEVGVSVTSFSVGDRVVAPFTTSCGSCFYCLSGLTARCDHSQLFGWLESGSGLHGAQAEYVRVPHADGTLVPVPDGLDEAVALLSGDILSTASFGADISGVVDGDMVVVVGCGPVGLLAILTAFDRGAREVVAVDNVASRLETAATFGATGVNFQTDDPLGIVQAVTQGRGADAAIEAVGSAAATRAAADLLRPGGRIAALGVHTEQHLALSPGELYDRNLSYAAGRCPARDYMPASLALAARKEDLIKTLISHRLPLSEGVDAYRHFAAREPGWNKVVLSPGS; encoded by the coding sequence GTGCACGCCATCACTTTCCACGATCTCGAATCACTTTCATATGAGGTCGTCCCTGATCCTGAGTTGGTCGACGATACCGATGTCATCGTTCGTGTGACCACCGCAGGAGTATGTGGCTCGGATCTGCATCCCTACTTCGGTCGCGAGGTGGGGCTCGATGTCGGCACCGTGATGGGACACGAGCTGCTGGGCGAGATCGTCGAGGTGGGCGTTTCAGTGACGTCGTTCTCCGTCGGGGATCGCGTAGTTGCGCCCTTCACGACCAGTTGTGGCTCGTGTTTTTATTGTCTCAGCGGACTTACGGCGCGATGCGACCACAGTCAGTTGTTTGGCTGGTTAGAGAGCGGGTCCGGGCTCCACGGAGCCCAGGCCGAGTATGTACGGGTGCCGCATGCTGATGGGACGCTCGTGCCGGTGCCTGATGGCCTCGACGAAGCCGTCGCGCTTCTTTCTGGCGATATCCTCTCCACCGCTTCATTCGGGGCGGATATCTCAGGCGTGGTCGATGGAGACATGGTTGTCGTCGTGGGATGTGGTCCGGTCGGCCTGCTTGCCATCCTCACTGCGTTCGATCGGGGCGCCCGTGAGGTAGTTGCGGTCGATAACGTCGCGTCGCGCTTGGAAACGGCGGCGACGTTTGGTGCGACTGGGGTCAACTTCCAGACCGATGATCCACTTGGAATCGTGCAGGCCGTCACGCAGGGGCGAGGAGCCGATGCGGCGATCGAAGCGGTCGGGAGTGCCGCCGCGACCCGAGCGGCTGCGGATCTCCTTCGCCCTGGAGGCCGAATCGCCGCCCTGGGCGTCCACACGGAGCAGCACCTCGCTCTTTCTCCCGGTGAGCTCTACGACAGGAACCTCAGCTATGCCGCCGGCCGCTGTCCTGCCCGAGACTATATGCCGGCTTCGCTCGCATTGGCCGCGCGGAAAGAGGACCTGATCAAGACGCTCATTTCGCACCGTCTGCCGCTCTCCGAGGGCGTTGATGCATATCGGCATTTCGCTGCTCGGGAGCCGGGTTGGAACAAGGTCGTGCTTAGCCCGGGGTCGTAG
- a CDS encoding DUF3127 domain-containing protein: MSLEITGKVIQILEEKSGESKNGTWRKQEFVLETPGQYPKPVCLVVWGDKIDEFGVKDGETLTAHIDIESREYNGKWYTDVKAWRVERKAGGEGSGPPAGGDEPWPEPSSDDSDDELPF, translated from the coding sequence ATGAGTCTTGAAATCACCGGAAAAGTCATTCAAATCCTCGAAGAGAAGTCAGGCGAGAGTAAGAACGGGACCTGGCGAAAGCAGGAATTCGTCCTCGAGACCCCTGGTCAGTACCCGAAGCCTGTCTGCCTTGTGGTCTGGGGTGACAAGATCGACGAGTTCGGGGTGAAGGATGGGGAGACACTTACCGCGCACATCGACATCGAGAGCCGCGAGTACAACGGTAAGTGGTATACGGATGTGAAGGCGTGGCGGGTCGAGCGGAAGGCCGGTGGTGAGGGTTCAGGCCCGCCGGCCGGTGGAGACGAGCCGTGGCCCGAGCCTTCGAGTGATGACAGCGACGACGAGTTGCCTTTCTAG